Proteins found in one Chitinivibrionales bacterium genomic segment:
- the aspS gene encoding aspartate--tRNA ligase, producing the protein MHEYRTHTCGELNKSNVRETVVLSGWIHNRRDHGGVLFIDLRDHYGLTQIVIYPDAGFQYEIGHLHKETVIKITGEVMARTDENINPKMATGEIEVKVSSYEVLGLCTQLPFSIFPEEQAPEELRLKYRFLDLRKPGLHENIILRSKIISSLRRRMIEHGFNEFQTPILTSSSPEGARDYLVPSRIHPGRFYALPQAPQQFKQLLMIAGFDKYFQIAPCFRDEDARADRSPGEFYQLDLEMSFVTQEDIFAVVEDVLSGVFTEHSSRESTKPPFPRIPYKEAMLKYGSDKPDLRIPFEACDVSDIFGESDFNAFKNAVAEGGVVRALPVPAIADRPRSFFDRMVEYALSIGSKGLAYLVWTDEKIKGPIAKFLSEEKVAQLTERCNVKLGDVVFFICEKEAEACRLIGDIRVKIAHELDIIDKDIYKFCWIVDFPMFEWDNDTNSVAFSHNPFSMPQGGMDALENRDPLTILAYQYDIVCNGVELSSGAIRNHRPEIMYKAFEIAGYDKAMVDEKFGAMINAFTHGAPPHGGIAPGIDRIVMLLAQEQNIREVIAFPMNQKAQDLMMNAPGRASEEQLRELHIKLLPSAKEEA; encoded by the coding sequence ATGCACGAATATCGAACTCACACCTGTGGTGAATTGAACAAGTCGAATGTTAGAGAAACAGTAGTTTTATCCGGATGGATCCATAACCGCCGCGACCATGGTGGAGTTTTATTTATCGACCTTCGGGATCATTACGGTCTAACACAAATCGTTATCTACCCCGATGCGGGATTTCAGTATGAGATCGGTCATCTTCATAAAGAGACGGTGATTAAAATTACCGGTGAAGTCATGGCCAGAACCGATGAAAACATCAATCCCAAAATGGCGACGGGAGAAATTGAAGTAAAGGTATCATCCTACGAAGTATTAGGCCTCTGCACACAACTTCCATTCAGCATATTTCCCGAAGAGCAGGCGCCTGAAGAACTCCGGTTGAAGTACCGATTTTTAGATTTACGCAAACCCGGTCTCCACGAGAATATCATTCTCCGCTCCAAAATCATATCAAGCCTTCGGCGAAGAATGATTGAGCACGGGTTTAATGAGTTCCAGACCCCTATTCTCACGAGTTCTTCTCCTGAAGGCGCCCGGGATTACCTGGTACCATCACGGATACATCCAGGCAGATTTTATGCTCTTCCCCAGGCGCCGCAGCAGTTCAAACAGCTTCTGATGATTGCAGGTTTCGACAAGTATTTTCAGATCGCTCCCTGTTTTCGGGATGAAGATGCCCGGGCCGACCGTTCACCCGGTGAGTTTTATCAGCTCGATCTTGAAATGTCTTTTGTCACGCAGGAAGATATCTTTGCGGTGGTTGAGGATGTTCTTTCCGGTGTGTTCACCGAGCATTCATCGCGCGAGAGTACCAAACCGCCTTTTCCCCGGATTCCCTATAAAGAAGCGATGCTGAAATACGGCTCCGATAAACCCGATCTTCGGATACCCTTTGAGGCCTGTGATGTTTCCGATATATTCGGCGAATCGGATTTTAATGCTTTTAAAAATGCCGTTGCTGAAGGCGGTGTAGTCCGTGCACTTCCGGTGCCGGCAATAGCAGACCGCCCACGAAGCTTTTTCGATCGCATGGTTGAGTATGCTCTTTCGATCGGCTCCAAAGGGTTGGCCTATCTGGTGTGGACCGACGAGAAAATCAAGGGACCAATAGCAAAATTCCTTTCCGAAGAAAAGGTGGCGCAGCTTACCGAACGCTGCAATGTAAAACTCGGTGATGTCGTTTTCTTTATTTGTGAAAAGGAAGCTGAAGCATGCCGTTTGATCGGCGACATCCGGGTAAAAATCGCCCACGAACTCGATATTATCGATAAAGATATTTATAAATTCTGCTGGATTGTCGATTTTCCCATGTTCGAGTGGGACAATGACACCAACAGTGTTGCTTTCTCTCATAACCCCTTTTCAATGCCCCAGGGCGGAATGGATGCACTCGAAAACCGTGACCCCCTCACGATACTTGCTTATCAATATGATATTGTCTGCAATGGTGTGGAGCTCTCTTCGGGTGCAATCAGGAATCACCGTCCCGAAATAATGTATAAAGCCTTTGAAATAGCGGGATATGATAAGGCGATGGTTGATGAAAAATTCGGAGCCATGATCAATGCTTTTACCCATGGCGCCCCGCCCCATGGCGGCATAGCTCCGGGTATCGACCGTATTGTAATGCTTCTGGCACAGGAGCAGAATATCCGTGAAGTCATTGCCTTTCCGATGAACCAGAAAGCCCAGGATCTTATGATGAACGCTCCGGGCCGGGCCAGTGAAGAGCAATTGCGGGAACTACATATCAAACTGCTGCCGTCTGCAAAAGAAGAAGCCTGA
- a CDS encoding elongation factor G — protein sequence MSKSIGKLRNIGISAHIDSGKTTLTERILYYCKKIHAMHEVRGTDGKGATMDSMELEKERGITIASAATSVDWKDHTVSIIDTPGHVDFTIEVERALRVLDGAILVLCAVGGVQSQTMTVDRQLKRYKVPRIAFVNKLDRTGSNPYLVHKQLCEKLGHHAVLMQIPMVEQEKLIGLIDLIRMKALYFDGDDGSVIREEPIPQQFRENADEYHDILLNEVSHYSDELAEAYLEDAVNEQLIHEAVRMGTLSLKLLPVFMGTAYKNKGVQPLLDAVTRYLPCPTEVTNYAFDINNDEEKEVPLTPDPSKPLVALAFKLEDSRFGQLTYVRLYQGTVKKGGELCNSRTGKTFKVGRLMRMHADTKEEIDEARCGDIVALFGIDCASGDTFNGAGCRYSMAHMHVPEPVISISIEAADKKSADNMAKALNRFTKEDPTFRTYLDEESGQTIISGMGELHLDVYLERMRREYGVSLNTGMPQVAYRERIKKSVPFDYTHKKQTGGAGQFARVAGTLEPDHEKEYEFVDEIKGGVIPVEFIPSCDSGFQSCLEKGTLIGFPIVNVKVTINDGKYHPVDSSQVAFKSAAIGGFWQAYQKAGPEIIEPIMRVSVEGPPEFQGNVIASITQRRGIISSTSEDERISQVEGDVPLSEMFGYSTALRSLTQGKSEFTMEFSHYDRVPEQLAEKLKKEFENKRRKISS from the coding sequence ATGTCTAAGAGCATTGGAAAATTGCGTAACATTGGTATCAGTGCGCATATCGACTCAGGGAAAACAACCCTGACGGAACGGATACTGTACTACTGTAAAAAGATTCATGCCATGCATGAGGTTCGTGGCACGGATGGGAAAGGTGCCACGATGGATTCCATGGAGCTTGAAAAAGAGCGGGGAATCACGATTGCATCTGCAGCAACGAGCGTGGACTGGAAAGATCACACAGTTTCCATTATCGATACGCCCGGCCATGTTGACTTTACCATTGAAGTGGAACGCGCGCTTCGGGTGCTTGATGGTGCCATATTGGTTTTATGCGCAGTGGGGGGTGTTCAATCCCAGACCATGACCGTCGACCGTCAGCTCAAACGATACAAGGTGCCGAGAATTGCCTTTGTAAACAAACTCGACCGCACCGGTTCCAATCCCTATCTTGTCCATAAGCAGCTCTGTGAAAAGCTGGGTCATCATGCCGTGCTTATGCAAATCCCGATGGTAGAACAGGAAAAGCTGATAGGCCTTATCGATCTTATCCGCATGAAAGCCCTCTATTTTGATGGCGATGACGGGAGCGTTATCAGGGAAGAACCGATTCCCCAACAGTTCCGTGAAAATGCCGACGAGTATCATGACATTCTGCTGAATGAGGTATCCCACTATTCGGATGAACTGGCTGAAGCCTATCTTGAGGATGCGGTCAACGAACAGCTCATTCATGAAGCCGTACGGATGGGTACACTCTCACTCAAGCTTCTTCCTGTTTTCATGGGTACTGCCTATAAAAACAAAGGCGTGCAACCATTGCTCGATGCCGTAACACGGTATCTTCCCTGTCCCACTGAAGTTACAAACTATGCTTTTGATATTAATAATGATGAAGAAAAAGAGGTTCCCCTTACACCGGACCCGTCAAAGCCGCTGGTAGCCCTGGCATTCAAGCTTGAGGACAGCCGTTTCGGACAGTTGACCTATGTCCGTCTTTATCAGGGAACGGTGAAAAAGGGAGGCGAGTTGTGTAATTCCCGAACCGGCAAAACATTCAAAGTGGGCCGCCTTATGCGCATGCATGCGGATACCAAGGAAGAAATCGACGAAGCCCGGTGTGGCGATATTGTCGCCTTATTTGGTATCGATTGTGCATCGGGTGACACATTTAACGGCGCAGGATGCCGCTATTCCATGGCCCATATGCATGTTCCCGAACCGGTGATTTCGATTTCCATCGAAGCGGCCGACAAAAAATCGGCTGACAATATGGCCAAGGCACTCAACAGGTTTACCAAAGAAGATCCCACGTTCCGGACATACCTCGATGAAGAATCGGGTCAGACCATTATCAGTGGTATGGGAGAGCTTCATCTCGATGTATATCTCGAACGGATGCGCAGAGAGTACGGCGTTTCACTCAATACCGGCATGCCGCAGGTAGCCTACCGTGAACGGATTAAAAAGAGTGTTCCTTTCGATTATACCCATAAGAAACAGACTGGTGGCGCCGGACAGTTTGCCCGGGTGGCCGGTACTCTTGAACCCGATCATGAGAAGGAATATGAATTTGTCGATGAAATCAAGGGCGGCGTTATCCCGGTGGAATTTATTCCATCCTGTGACAGCGGTTTCCAGAGCTGTCTGGAAAAAGGCACCCTTATCGGCTTTCCGATTGTTAACGTAAAGGTAACGATCAATGATGGTAAGTACCATCCGGTTGATTCATCACAGGTGGCGTTCAAGAGTGCTGCGATCGGCGGTTTCTGGCAGGCCTATCAGAAGGCGGGTCCGGAAATAATCGAGCCGATCATGCGGGTTTCGGTTGAGGGGCCTCCCGAATTCCAGGGTAATGTTATCGCAAGTATTACCCAACGGCGGGGTATTATCAGTTCTACCTCCGAAGACGAACGCATTTCACAGGTTGAAGGTGATGTGCCTTTGAGTGAAATGTTCGGCTATTCCACCGCCCTGCGGTCTCTGACGCAAGGTAAGAGTGAGTTTACCATGGAGTTTTCCCATTATGACCGGGTACCGGAACAGCTTGCGGAAAAATTGAAAAAAGAGTTTGAAAATAAAAGGCGCAAAATATCATCATAA